The following are encoded together in the Clostridia bacterium genome:
- a CDS encoding ATP phosphoribosyltransferase — translation MLNVALPKGRLGEAVYERFEKAGFGCPSIRETNRKLIFENPETRVRYFWVKPSDVAIYVERGAADCGVAGSDILLEYSPDVYELLDLGLGKCRMAVAGKKGFADNTERALRVATKFPNIARDFYMKKGRQIDIIRLNGSIELAPILGISDVIVDIVETGKTLLENDLEPFEDIVPISARLIANKVSCKFKTDLINALVSGLEGDLK, via the coding sequence ATGCTGAACGTCGCGCTGCCGAAGGGGCGGCTCGGCGAAGCCGTCTATGAACGCTTCGAGAAGGCGGGCTTCGGCTGTCCGTCGATACGCGAGACCAACCGCAAGCTGATATTCGAGAATCCCGAAACGCGGGTGCGCTACTTCTGGGTAAAGCCCTCCGACGTCGCGATCTACGTCGAGCGCGGAGCCGCCGACTGCGGAGTCGCCGGCAGCGATATCCTGCTGGAGTACTCCCCCGACGTCTACGAGCTTCTCGACCTCGGGCTCGGTAAATGCAGGATGGCGGTCGCCGGCAAAAAGGGCTTCGCCGACAACACCGAGCGCGCCCTGCGCGTCGCGACCAAGTTCCCCAACATCGCCCGCGATTTCTACATGAAAAAGGGCAGGCAGATAGACATCATCCGCCTCAACGGCTCCATCGAGCTCGCGCCGATACTCGGCATATCCGACGTCATCGTCGACATTGTCGAAACGGGCAAGACCCTGCTGGAAAACGACCTCGAGCCCTTCGAGGACATCGTTCCGATAAGCGCGCGGCTGATCGCAAACAAGGTCAGCTGCAAATTCAAGACGGACCTGATAAACGCCCTCGTCAGCGGGCTGGAAGGAGACCTGAAATGA
- the hisD gene encoding histidinol dehydrogenase yields the protein MIRILDSASVPLSEILLRENAVSGVTDAVANILREVRERGDEAVREFTERFDRTRLDSFELTAEEYADGAAKADPRLVAVMEKAAANIREYHSAQVRGSSVVKERDGIVLGQRVMGLAKVLLYVPGGTARYPSSVLMNAIPASLAGVGEIIMTTPPSADGTVPPAILAAAKIAGVHRVFKLGGAQAVAAFAYGTESAPRVDKIVGPGNAFVAEAKRQVYGLVAIDMIAGPSEILVVSDGKNDPRVLAADLLSQAEHDRNATAALVTVSREEADAVSAELERQIPLLPRAEIARASIDGNGKIILVSDVEAAVEMSNALAPEHLELAVEDPFALLPLVRDAGSVFLGRSCPEPLGDYFAGTNHTLPTGGTARFSSPLSVDDFCKKSSYTYYTPEALDAVCDDIAYFARAEGLEAHARSALARREKE from the coding sequence ATGATAAGGATACTCGACAGCGCCTCCGTGCCGCTCAGCGAGATACTGCTTCGCGAAAACGCCGTTTCCGGCGTGACCGACGCGGTGGCGAACATACTGCGCGAGGTGCGCGAACGCGGCGACGAAGCCGTGCGCGAATTCACCGAGCGCTTCGACCGCACGCGGCTCGACTCCTTCGAGCTGACCGCGGAGGAGTACGCCGACGGCGCCGCGAAGGCGGATCCGCGGCTCGTCGCCGTCATGGAAAAGGCGGCGGCCAACATACGCGAATACCACTCCGCGCAGGTGCGCGGGTCGAGCGTAGTCAAGGAGCGCGACGGCATCGTGCTCGGGCAGCGCGTGATGGGGCTCGCGAAGGTGCTGCTTTACGTTCCCGGCGGCACGGCGAGGTATCCCTCCTCCGTGCTTATGAACGCGATACCCGCCTCCCTCGCGGGAGTAGGCGAGATAATAATGACCACACCGCCCTCCGCGGACGGCACCGTTCCGCCGGCGATACTCGCCGCCGCGAAGATAGCGGGCGTGCACCGCGTTTTCAAGCTCGGCGGAGCGCAGGCGGTCGCCGCCTTCGCCTACGGCACCGAAAGCGCGCCGCGGGTCGATAAGATAGTCGGACCCGGCAACGCCTTCGTCGCCGAAGCCAAGCGGCAGGTCTACGGGCTCGTCGCGATAGACATGATCGCCGGACCGAGCGAAATACTCGTCGTTTCCGACGGAAAGAACGACCCCCGCGTGCTCGCCGCCGACCTGCTCTCGCAGGCGGAGCATGACAGAAACGCGACCGCGGCGCTCGTCACCGTCAGCCGCGAAGAAGCCGACGCGGTCAGCGCGGAGCTGGAGCGTCAGATACCGCTGCTCCCGCGCGCCGAGATCGCCCGCGCGTCAATAGACGGCAACGGCAAGATAATACTCGTCTCCGACGTTGAGGCGGCGGTGGAAATGTCCAACGCGCTCGCGCCGGAGCATCTGGAACTCGCGGTGGAGGACCCCTTCGCCCTGCTCCCGCTGGTGCGCGACGCCGGCTCGGTCTTCCTCGGCAGGAGCTGCCCCGAGCCGCTCGGCGACTACTTCGCCGGCACCAACCACACACTCCCGACCGGAGGCACCGCCCGTTTCTCGAGCCCGCTCTCCGTCGACGATTTCTGCAAAAAGTCATCCTATACGTACTACACGCCCGAAGCGCTCGACGCGGTATGCGACGACATCGCGTACTTCGCGCGCGCCGAGGGACTTGAAGCGCACGCGCGTTCGGCGCTTGCGCGGAGGGAGAAAGAATGA